The following coding sequences lie in one Acaryochloris sp. CCMEE 5410 genomic window:
- a CDS encoding helix-turn-helix domain-containing protein yields the protein MAAKRRANLCGLRVKEARRKLGWSQSELAAALEVDFQIQLTQSDISEIERLQRSVKDYELDAFSKILDVSVDWLMYG from the coding sequence TTGGCAGCAAAACGCAGGGCAAATTTATGTGGACTTCGAGTTAAAGAAGCGCGTAGAAAGCTTGGATGGAGTCAGAGCGAACTGGCTGCTGCTCTAGAGGTGGATTTTCAAATCCAATTAACACAATCTGATATCTCTGAAATTGAACGACTACAACGTAGTGTCAAAGATTATGAACTAGATGCATTTTCTAAAATCCTAGATGTTTCCGTGGATTGGTTGATGTATGGGTAA
- a CDS encoding transposase: MPKGVVILKSIIHPDQALKQYLSHLSIPLSKPQQQHVLRIVEGLIVGNGRKTLSHLYAQWVDAPDASAVADFLRVSTWSEQSLDKRLGEINLADVIERVQRGGSSPVVYVSIDDSTSSKDKDTHALEGVDWQHDHNASGRNTPKYKKGMVHVSCRVQIGNHSVPFAYRLYLRAKTVRNLNRGRAKEERLRFQTKYQLVREMLQQLQPLLPKEWRVYVLFDSWYASAKLLKFVRRQGKRWFCLGAIKSNRILDGKRLSQWNKDLKHKHYDSVELKTVTGSKHTYLTRSITGRLNEVPFDVCVVISKRHPRDSHPKYYLCTDTSLSAAKILKRYSKRWSIETDYWYLKQCLGLGEFRVQHYEAIHKWYSLVHLALHFLYAQLRCSQQRDDPFISIAQVIEHHRQQQAQAVLMAACEQAITDGNTQGVVKRFILPTRIAA; encoded by the coding sequence TTGCCCAAAGGTGTAGTCATTCTAAAAAGCATCATCCATCCAGACCAGGCTCTAAAACAGTACCTCTCACACTTGAGCATCCCGTTATCTAAACCTCAACAGCAGCATGTGCTGCGTATTGTTGAAGGATTGATTGTGGGCAATGGCCGCAAAACCCTTAGCCACTTGTATGCTCAGTGGGTTGATGCTCCAGATGCCAGTGCAGTGGCTGACTTTTTACGAGTGAGTACCTGGTCTGAGCAATCTCTCGACAAACGCCTTGGGGAAATCAACCTGGCCGATGTCATAGAGCGCGTGCAGCGAGGAGGAAGTTCTCCTGTGGTGTATGTGAGTATTGATGACTCGACCAGTAGCAAAGATAAGGATACCCATGCCTTGGAAGGGGTGGATTGGCAGCATGACCACAATGCCAGTGGTCGCAATACTCCCAAGTACAAGAAAGGGATGGTGCATGTGAGTTGTCGGGTTCAAATTGGCAACCACAGTGTTCCCTTCGCCTATCGGCTCTATTTACGGGCAAAAACGGTTCGCAACTTGAACCGGGGACGTGCCAAGGAGGAGCGATTGCGCTTCCAAACCAAGTATCAACTGGTCCGGGAGATGCTTCAGCAGCTCCAGCCTCTATTACCCAAAGAATGGCGGGTGTACGTTTTATTCGATAGCTGGTATGCCTCCGCCAAACTACTCAAGTTTGTTCGGCGGCAAGGCAAGCGATGGTTTTGTTTGGGCGCTATCAAATCCAATCGCATTCTTGATGGCAAGCGTCTGAGTCAATGGAACAAAGACCTCAAGCACAAACACTACGACTCAGTTGAGTTAAAAACAGTGACAGGCTCAAAGCACACCTACCTAACGCGCTCGATTACGGGCCGATTAAATGAGGTGCCTTTTGACGTCTGTGTGGTCATCTCCAAGCGGCACCCTCGGGATTCTCACCCGAAGTATTACCTGTGCACAGACACCTCATTGTCTGCGGCCAAAATACTGAAACGCTACTCAAAGCGCTGGTCCATTGAAACAGATTATTGGTATCTCAAGCAATGTTTGGGATTGGGGGAGTTTCGCGTCCAACACTATGAAGCGATTCACAAGTGGTACTCTTTGGTGCATTTAGCGTTGCATTTTTTGTATGCTCAACTGCGCTGTTCTCAACAGAGGGATGATCCATTCATTTCAATTGCCCAAGTGATTGAACATCACCGACAGCAACAGGCTCAAGCGGTCTTAATGGCTGCTTGTGAGCAGGCCATCACGGATGGCAATACGCAAGGAGTCGTGAAGCGCTTCATTCTACCAACTCGGATTGCAGCCTAA
- a CDS encoding DUF3102 domain-containing protein: MSESLSQDNFDYTQFDSNTSRFLQNEAGKIKGLLTQTIETIVEIGTSLLEVKKSLQYGQYRQWLHAEFEMSIRTADNFTRVAQCFNDANFTELDIAKSALYLLAAPSVPVEAREEALNIAKDERVSKRRATEIIESHKDSSTEESLPTPPPQKIKTGKRHRRKETKKKSKGTTSRSASRKDLQVAKGETWSLGRYHRLFCGDANSQKFQRLIPKDISLVIYFPDDINGWPTNIPLESGKFHQSSASFHYRQNRR; the protein is encoded by the coding sequence ATGTCAGAATCCTTATCCCAAGACAATTTTGACTATACTCAATTTGACAGCAATACGTCTCGTTTTTTGCAGAACGAGGCTGGGAAGATAAAAGGACTCCTGACCCAAACTATTGAAACAATTGTAGAAATTGGTACGAGTCTACTTGAAGTGAAAAAGTCCCTTCAGTATGGACAATATCGCCAATGGCTACATGCTGAATTTGAAATGAGCATTCGTACAGCAGATAATTTTACGAGGGTTGCTCAGTGTTTTAATGACGCGAACTTTACTGAGCTTGATATCGCAAAATCAGCACTTTACCTATTAGCTGCGCCATCTGTTCCTGTTGAAGCGAGAGAGGAAGCTCTTAATATCGCAAAAGATGAACGGGTCTCTAAAAGAAGGGCGACTGAAATCATTGAGTCACATAAGGATTCATCGACAGAAGAATCTTTACCAACACCACCACCGCAAAAGATTAAAACAGGTAAGAGGCACAGAAGAAAGGAGACCAAGAAAAAGTCGAAAGGTACAACCTCTCGTTCAGCGTCAAGAAAAGATCTTCAAGTTGCCAAAGGGGAAACTTGGAGTTTGGGGAGGTATCATCGCCTTTTTTGTGGAGATGCTAATTCTCAAAAATTTCAAAGGTTGATACCCAAAGACATATCATTAGTTATTTATTTCCCTGATGATATCAATGGATGGCCTACAAATATCCCACTGGAGTCTGGCAAATTTCATCAAAGTTCAGCCTCCTTTCATTACCGCCAGAACAGGCGGTAA
- a CDS encoding DUF3102 domain-containing protein, translating to MSNSLYCSETHKLNQFNYDLLDSDTKEFVERQTSAIKEIYARTLRDAWEAGRLLLEVKEKLEYGQFCRWIASELGLSRSTACNQMHLAQNFSCATVAQLALPITACYELARASTPSSARNEVIERSKAGEKITKVKTRQIIARHKSQINEEATRQQSLSEANPSKATIDVGCTDVTDRYPDNVVHFRSKSHNQSKPSSGTFHAICLFTSLNSLSLQIMKFAKDGRKSC from the coding sequence GTGTCAAACTCACTTTATTGCTCAGAAACCCATAAATTAAATCAATTTAACTATGATCTGCTTGATTCTGATACAAAGGAGTTTGTTGAGCGTCAAACAAGTGCGATTAAGGAAATTTATGCCAGAACTCTGCGGGATGCATGGGAAGCAGGAAGATTATTGCTTGAAGTAAAAGAGAAATTAGAGTATGGACAATTCTGTCGATGGATTGCTTCAGAACTTGGTCTATCAAGGAGTACAGCGTGTAATCAGATGCATCTAGCGCAAAATTTCAGTTGTGCAACCGTTGCACAACTGGCTTTACCAATCACTGCCTGTTATGAACTTGCTAGGGCCTCAACTCCCTCAAGTGCAAGGAATGAAGTGATTGAGAGATCTAAAGCTGGAGAAAAAATCACCAAAGTGAAGACGAGGCAAATAATTGCAAGGCATAAATCTCAAATTAATGAAGAGGCTACCAGGCAGCAATCTCTATCTGAAGCAAATCCATCAAAAGCCACCATTGATGTGGGTTGTACAGATGTTACTGATCGTTATCCAGATAATGTTGTGCATTTCAGGTCTAAAAGCCATAATCAATCTAAACCTAGCAGTGGTACGTTCCATGCTATTTGCCTTTTCACAAGCTTGAATTCTCTCTCTCTGCAAATCATGAAGTTTGCTAAGGATGGACGGAAAAGCTGCTAA
- a CDS encoding NB-ARC domain-containing protein: MDFEQAKRIISELSLAKRGKRLNFTGEIALKAAWEDIPIAQAIQEHPSGESTTQGYVASRIGPDLWKFLSQELGVEVKKKNLRLVFEKLENEGMFLAIDRISVDKEDQPKSCQTKVSPTSNITILGNLPPNVPRFYGRNDDFLKLAANLTQNRCVALVGAAGIGKSALASMYVQHITSKPQPDFQRVIWISLHHGQRVSELLESRFKDDDFETLLQDTRSLMVIDCGSTDLEEDQDFQALVHKFCVEIYKSSLLILSRNIVTTVKQLASIQRPATTIKLKGLADQDALRILQDQGIQGESDCYRLIESYRGNPQLLLLASERIKRFCGGKLESFMLHKTSFASDYVRRVIREYGMNKLTPTEQRVLDVLIQSDQDTPKWIAFSELMTELSSGRENASMSELIEILESWEGMSLIESNNNPDTGEATFILPPATRKVLMRRNLNAFASLSQPA; encoded by the coding sequence ATGGATTTTGAGCAAGCGAAGCGAATTATTAGCGAGTTATCCCTAGCAAAACGTGGGAAACGATTGAATTTTACTGGCGAAATAGCACTGAAAGCTGCATGGGAAGATATTCCGATAGCGCAAGCTATTCAAGAACATCCATCTGGGGAGTCCACGACTCAAGGTTATGTTGCTAGTCGGATAGGTCCAGATCTGTGGAAATTTCTGTCTCAGGAACTAGGTGTAGAAGTAAAAAAGAAGAACTTACGTCTTGTCTTTGAAAAACTAGAAAACGAAGGCATGTTTTTGGCTATTGACAGAATCTCGGTAGACAAGGAAGACCAGCCTAAGTCTTGTCAAACGAAAGTTAGCCCAACCTCCAACATAACTATTTTAGGCAACTTGCCTCCAAATGTTCCCCGCTTTTATGGTAGAAATGATGACTTCCTTAAGTTAGCAGCCAACTTAACTCAAAATCGCTGTGTCGCTCTGGTTGGTGCTGCTGGCATTGGTAAGAGTGCTCTAGCGTCTATGTACGTGCAGCACATAACCTCAAAACCTCAGCCTGATTTTCAGCGTGTTATTTGGATATCCTTGCATCATGGACAGAGGGTAAGTGAGCTATTAGAGTCCCGATTTAAGGACGATGATTTTGAGACTCTACTTCAAGATACACGCTCTCTAATGGTGATTGACTGTGGTTCTACTGACCTAGAAGAAGATCAAGATTTCCAAGCGTTAGTCCATAAATTCTGCGTTGAGATATATAAAAGTTCTCTCTTGATTCTTAGTCGAAATATAGTCACGACAGTAAAGCAGCTAGCTAGTATTCAAAGGCCAGCAACGACAATCAAACTGAAAGGTTTAGCTGATCAAGATGCTCTTCGTATCTTGCAGGATCAGGGTATTCAGGGAGAGTCTGATTGCTATAGGCTAATTGAGTCCTATCGGGGTAATCCTCAACTGCTTCTACTTGCCTCAGAACGCATCAAGCGTTTTTGCGGAGGGAAGCTGGAGTCATTTATGCTTCACAAAACCTCTTTTGCCAGTGATTATGTCAGGCGAGTGATTCGGGAATATGGGATGAATAAGCTTACGCCTACTGAACAGAGAGTACTCGATGTATTGATTCAGTCAGACCAAGATACTCCTAAGTGGATTGCGTTTAGTGAATTAATGACGGAGTTATCTTCTGGTAGAGAGAATGCTTCAATGTCAGAATTGATTGAGATTTTAGAGTCTTGGGAAGGCATGTCATTGATTGAGTCTAATAATAACCCGGACACTGGGGAAGCAACTTTTATTCTTCCCCCAGCTACTCGTAAGGTGCTAATGCGGAGAAATCTCAATGCCTTTGCCTCTCTATCTCAGCCTGCATAA